Proteins co-encoded in one Oreochromis aureus strain Israel breed Guangdong linkage group 3, ZZ_aureus, whole genome shotgun sequence genomic window:
- the LOC120437474 gene encoding uncharacterized protein LOC120437474, with protein sequence MVGEVEATDPELRRVHVHAVKAREQNPMVNRLTKFSDWSRVVRAIARLKRFVREFKGFQSRTNESTNLEERREAEIFIIKLVQEDAFAEDIKKIRGKKEHTLSRHNRLRQLNAFLDETNVLRVGGRLSQSALHHDVKHPAILPKKSHASALLVKHHHERIHHQGRGMTMNELRANGIWVLGCGSVVSSHIYKCVKCRRYRRTTEVQQMANLPEERIETSPPFTYCGLDCFGPFIVKEGRRELKRYGLLFTCLCSRAVHIETLDDLTTDAFINALRSFIAIRGPVRQLRCDRGTNFVGARKELSELLEGMDQDRTRALGCEFVLNVPSASHMGGVWERQIRTIRSILITMLDKSASRLDTTTLRTFLYETMAIINSRPLSVEHLHDPTGPEPLTPNHILTMKSSVILPPPGQFCKEDLYLHKRWRRVQVLANEFWQRWKREYLLNLQQRQKWQKTSRNLQADDIVILKDDSAPRNRWKLARVVEALPSTDGKFSRRKGVMAYRRTGDGEAEERKLK encoded by the exons ATGGTGGGAGAAGTTGAGGCTACTGATCCTGAACTTCGGAGAGTACATGTTCATGCAGTTAAAGCAAGAGAACAGAATCCAATGGTAAACCGTTTAACTAAATTTTCTGACTGGTCCAGAGTGGTGAGAGCAATTGCCAGGCTCAAGAGATTTGTCAGAGAGTTTAAGGGATTTCAGTCGAGAACTAATGAGTCGACTAATCTTGAAGAACGAAGAGAAGCAGAGATCTTCATCATCAAACTCGTACAAGAAGACGCGTTTGCTGAAGacataaagaaaataagagGCAAGAAGGAACACACTTTGAGCAGGCACAACAGGCTACGCCAGCTGAATGCTTTCCTGGACGAAACCAATGTTCTCAGGGTGGGAGGACGGCTGTCTCAGTCAGCCTTACACCATGATGTAAAGCATCCTGCGATACTTCCAAAAAAATCTCACGCGTCAGCTCTGCTGGTCAAACATCATCATGAGCGCATACACCATCAAGGAAGGGGCATGACCATGAATGAGTTGCGCGCAAACGGAATATGGGTCCTAGGATGTGGAAGTGTGGTCTCCTCACACATTTACAAGTGTGTAAAATGTAGACGATACAGAAGAACAACTGAGGTTCAACAAATGGCAAATCTACCAGAAGAGAGAATTGAGACATCTCCCCCCTTTACTTATTGTGGGCTTGATTGTTTTGGCCCCTTTATtgtgaaggaaggaaggagagaGTTGAAACGATACGGATTGTTATTCACCTGCCTATGTTCTAGAGCAGTTCACATAGAAACCCTTGACGATTTGACAACAGACGCATTCATAAATGCACTTCGATCATTCATAGCTATTCGAGGACCCGTGCGCCAGCTAAGATGTGATAGAGGGACAAACTTTGTTGGTGCTAGAAAGGAGCTTTCTGAGTTGCTTGAAGGAATGGATCAAGACCGTACAAGGGCGCTTGGTTGTGAATTTGTGCTGAATGTCCCATCAGCTAGTCATATGGGAGGAGTTTGGGAGCGCCAGATTCGAACAATCCGAAGCATCCTGATAACTATGCTTGACAAGTCTGCCAGCAGACTTGACACCACAACTCTAAGAACGTTTCTGTATGAAACAATGGCCATAATCAACAGCAGGCCACTAAGTGTCGAGCATCTTCACGATCCTACTGGTCCTGAACCCCTCACTCCTAACCACATTCTAACCATGAAATCATCTGTAATTCTGCCACCTCCTGGACAGTTCTGCAAAGAAGACCTCTATCTGCACAAAAGGTGGAGAAGAGTGCAGGTCTTGGCCAATGAATTTTGGCAACGATGGAAACGAGAATACCTGCTAAACCTCCAACAACGACAAAAATGGCAGAAGACGTCACGAAACTTGCAAGCAGATGACATTGTAATATTAAAGGATGACAGTGCACCAAGAAACCGGTGGAAGCTTGCAAGGGTTGTGGAAGCCCTGCCCAGCACAGATGGCAAG TTCTCACGGCGTAAAGGCGTAATGGCGTATCGGCGTACTGGTGATGGTGAAGCTGAGGAGAGAAAGCTCAAGTAA